The Rhodoflexus caldus genome contains the following window.
CATTATGCCCGACAATGAGTCTATTTTCTTCTCTACTACCCGCCGCGGTGGTAGCCCTAAGAAATCCAAAGATTTTGATTTGTATTATGCACACATGAAGCCGGGTAATACTTGGGGTGAGCCTGTACCTGCTGATATTGCTCCTTTCGTGAAGAACAACCTGTATTCTTATCAGTCTGACCTGCTGGTTTCTGTGGCTCCTCACGATGACCCACACGTATTGGCTTACTTCAACGCATATGTAGGTGCTTCTCATGAACTGTTTACTATTCCGCTGCCTGAAGGTCTGAAGCCTAAGCGCATTTGCGAATTCAATGCTTCTGTGGTTGATGCCGTAACAGGTAAGCCTCTGGATGCAGTGATTAAAGTAGATAACGAAACACGTTCTTCTTTGAGCTATGCAATGAAAACCAAAGAAGGTAAAATCAGAACCGTTATCACAGAAGGCAACAAGTATAAGTTTACGGTTGAGGTAGATGGTTATGAGCCTATCACATCTTACTCTGACCTGACCAACGGATTTGACGGTGATGACTGCGGCAAAGTTTTCGCTATGAGAAAACTTGGCGTAAAAGCTACTATCGCTGTGGTGGACGGTCTGACTCGTGAAGCTATTGAGAACGGTGTTGTTGGCATTAAGCCAAACGATGCTTCAAAAGGCAAAATCACAGACCAGAAGAAAATCGGCCCCGGCAAGTACGAAGCTCTGTTAGCACCGGGCACAACCTATTGTGCTGAAGGTACAGCCGACCAATACGTACCTGCTACTATTTCACTGGACTTGACCAATAAGCAAGCCGGCGACACTATCAACCGCGAAATCATGCTGTATGATTTGACGAAGATTGCCTTCGACAACATCAACTTTGCTACTGCACGTCCTCGCAACACTACTCCTAAAGAACTGTCAGCTTCATTGTTGCCTAAGTCTATTCAGGAGTTGGACAAAGTTGTGAAGTTCTTGCAAGACTATCCTCAAATCAGCATCAGCATTGAAGGACACACCGACTACCGCGGTAATGACAAATACAACCAAGGTCTGTCTGAGCGTCGTGTAGCTGCTGCAAGACAATACCTCATCAGCAAAGGCATTGCTGCTAACCGCATTGAAACTAAAGGTTTTGGCGAAACTTCACCGGTAGTTCCGAACGAAGTAAATGGCAAACCTAATCAAGCTAATATGGCTCTGAACCGCCGCGTAGAATTCAAAGTGGTACAAAAAGGTTCTGACGGCCAGCGTTGCAACTAATACTTGTAGTGCAGTAACAAAAAGCGAGGTTTCTTCGGGAACC
Protein-coding sequences here:
- a CDS encoding OmpA family protein; this encodes MKQKVNYVGFAIALGLFVGTHAYAQRQITNRITDRIYKADVQPARERMPNIINTLLHDEYSPAISADGRTLVYQSNRGGKTWEYYRLWEAKRDTVTGFWQEPKPIEAINSKAADGDFIGGPSLSYDGNTMYFFAKMGGGNEDIYVSQRGANGEWGAPSPVAGAVNTGDYEGFPSISSDGQRLYFVRKGNAEGNTQCFKLMVSKLNLDGSWSAAEELPAPVNAGCEKHIRIMPDNESIFFSTTRRGGSPKKSKDFDLYYAHMKPGNTWGEPVPADIAPFVKNNLYSYQSDLLVSVAPHDDPHVLAYFNAYVGASHELFTIPLPEGLKPKRICEFNASVVDAVTGKPLDAVIKVDNETRSSLSYAMKTKEGKIRTVITEGNKYKFTVEVDGYEPITSYSDLTNGFDGDDCGKVFAMRKLGVKATIAVVDGLTREAIENGVVGIKPNDASKGKITDQKKIGPGKYEALLAPGTTYCAEGTADQYVPATISLDLTNKQAGDTINREIMLYDLTKIAFDNINFATARPRNTTPKELSASLLPKSIQELDKVVKFLQDYPQISISIEGHTDYRGNDKYNQGLSERRVAAARQYLISKGIAANRIETKGFGETSPVVPNEVNGKPNQANMALNRRVEFKVVQKGSDGQRCN